In Janthinobacterium sp. J1-1, a single genomic region encodes these proteins:
- the dsdA gene encoding D-serine ammonia-lyase, giving the protein MLPPPSIAALRAQYPLIERLSALQPVSWFNPAIAPAAVALADVGLDANDVAAASARLARFAPFLARAFPETQAAGGVIESPLVPLPAMQAALAARLGRAIPGQLWLKQDSHLPISGSIKARGGIYEVLKHAEGLALDAGLVTQHDDYGLLASEAVRGFFGQHAIAVGSTGNLGLSIGIMGARLGFRTTVHMSADARQWKKDKLREHGVTVIEYASDYSVAVEQGRRQAEDDPTCHFVDDENSHDLFLGYAVAGERLKKQFDQAGVTVDASHPLFVYLPCGVGGGPGGVAFGLKLAFGDHVHCVFAEPTHSPRMLLGVHTGLHERISVQDIGIDNVTAADGLAVGRPSGFVGRAMHRLIDGYATASDEELYRLLALLEQTEGWRLEPSAVAGFAGIVPVLEQPNYASTLANATHLVWGTGGSMVPEVEMDAYVALGRDLLGQEI; this is encoded by the coding sequence ATGTTGCCACCCCCATCGATCGCCGCCCTGCGCGCCCAATATCCGCTGATCGAACGCTTGTCAGCACTGCAGCCTGTCAGCTGGTTCAACCCGGCTATCGCGCCCGCAGCCGTTGCGCTGGCCGACGTCGGCCTGGATGCGAACGACGTGGCGGCCGCCAGCGCGCGCCTGGCCCGCTTTGCGCCTTTCCTGGCGCGTGCGTTTCCCGAGACGCAGGCCGCCGGCGGCGTGATCGAGTCGCCGCTGGTGCCGCTGCCGGCCATGCAGGCGGCGCTGGCGGCGCGCCTGGGCCGCGCGATCCCCGGTCAGTTGTGGCTCAAGCAGGACAGCCACCTGCCGATTTCCGGCTCGATCAAGGCGCGCGGCGGCATCTACGAGGTGTTGAAGCATGCGGAAGGGCTGGCGCTGGACGCGGGCCTGGTCACGCAGCACGACGATTATGGCCTGCTGGCCAGCGAAGCCGTGCGCGGTTTCTTCGGCCAGCATGCGATCGCCGTCGGCTCTACCGGCAATCTGGGCCTGTCGATCGGCATCATGGGCGCGCGCCTGGGCTTCCGGACCACCGTCCACATGTCGGCGGACGCGCGCCAGTGGAAGAAGGACAAGCTGCGCGAACACGGCGTGACCGTGATCGAATACGCGTCCGACTACAGCGTGGCGGTGGAGCAGGGCCGCCGCCAGGCCGAAGATGACCCGACCTGCCACTTTGTCGACGATGAAAACTCGCACGACCTGTTCCTCGGCTATGCGGTGGCGGGCGAGCGCCTGAAAAAGCAGTTCGACCAAGCTGGCGTGACGGTCGACGCCAGCCATCCGCTGTTCGTCTACCTGCCGTGTGGCGTGGGCGGCGGTCCCGGCGGCGTGGCCTTCGGCCTGAAGCTGGCTTTTGGCGACCATGTGCACTGCGTCTTCGCCGAACCGACGCATTCACCGCGCATGCTGCTGGGCGTGCATACGGGCTTGCATGAGCGGATCAGCGTGCAGGACATCGGCATCGACAACGTGACGGCCGCCGACGGCCTGGCCGTGGGCCGGCCTTCCGGCTTTGTCGGCCGCGCCATGCACCGGCTGATCGACGGCTACGCCACCGCCAGCGACGAAGAACTGTACCGCTTGCTGGCGCTGCTGGAGCAAACCGAAGGCTGGCGGCTGGAGCCGTCGGCGGTGGCGGGGTTTGCGGGAATAGTGCCGGTGCTGGAGCAGCCCAACTATGCGTCAACGCTGGCAAATGCCACGCATCTGGTATGGGGCACGGGGGGGAGCATGGTGCCTGAGGTCGAAATGGATGCCTATGTTGCTCTGGGACGTGATTTGCTGGGACAGGAAATTTGA
- a CDS encoding TonB-dependent siderophore receptor: protein MPAVLLPRLLPLAAALSLAFVPAVHAQTDDDTVMQAVQVTGARAQGLVPLTTEAGSFRGSNIMDVPSTVNVITRELLELQGAAGLYDAVRNTAGVTRQQNGGETWDQLVIRGIAVENRTNYRLNGSMPVMNFSQVPMENKERVEVLKGASALYYGFTSPAGVVNFVTKRAGSTPVTSLGLSLDDRGSAVANIDLGRRFGEQRQFGMRINAAGGTLGSYLDHVGNGNRSFVSAALDWRVTNKLLLKADLEYDRRKVTEQAGVNLPTAVNGVITLPRAVDPSKLIGPDWAKFEAQTKNAQLRADYALSDRWALTLEAGRSETARDRRLAIFRLNNAAALATGAGRITGNIQHGVNTSDLLRAELAGQFNTGFIAHELTLGASRTDKSQDPIYQRNYTIASQNLYNPVPITNVVFGAAPASPTTAALETRDTGLYALDRMVFSPQWQSVVGVRRSSYRSDQGASHYDVSKTTPMASLIYKLTPAVSFYASLARGLEEGETAPTGSANQGVKMAPGVSKQQELGARWMTPSGSLLSAALFDIVRPGYYTNTGNLFTSDGEQHYRGLELATQGKLTRQLSWQTSAQFLDPSFEHINALYNGKAPENASKRTGSAFVSYAFDGVPGLSLNGGAYYYSVRPVNDLNQAFLGGVTLFSAGARYAGKVMNKSVVWQLNIDNAADKRYWAGAGTRLASGAPRAVKLSVKVDL, encoded by the coding sequence ATGCCCGCCGTATTGCTCCCCCGTTTGCTCCCCCTCGCTGCCGCGCTGTCGCTGGCTTTTGTCCCCGCTGTCCACGCTCAAACTGATGACGACACGGTCATGCAAGCGGTGCAAGTCACAGGCGCCCGCGCGCAAGGGCTGGTGCCGCTGACCACCGAAGCCGGCAGCTTTCGCGGCTCGAACATCATGGACGTGCCGTCGACCGTCAACGTGATCACGCGCGAATTGCTGGAGCTGCAGGGCGCCGCCGGACTGTACGACGCGGTGCGCAATACTGCCGGCGTTACGCGCCAGCAAAATGGCGGCGAAACCTGGGACCAGCTCGTCATTCGCGGCATTGCCGTGGAAAACCGCACCAACTATCGCCTGAACGGCTCGATGCCGGTCATGAATTTCTCGCAGGTGCCGATGGAGAACAAGGAGCGGGTGGAGGTGCTCAAAGGCGCGTCGGCCCTGTACTACGGTTTTACTTCGCCGGCTGGCGTGGTCAATTTCGTCACCAAGCGCGCCGGCAGTACGCCCGTCACCAGCCTGGGCCTCTCGCTGGACGACCGTGGCAGCGCGGTGGCCAATATCGACCTGGGCCGGCGCTTTGGCGAACAGCGGCAGTTCGGCATGCGCATCAACGCGGCCGGCGGCACCTTGGGCTCATACCTGGACCATGTCGGCAACGGCAACCGCAGCTTTGTATCGGCGGCGCTGGACTGGCGCGTGACCAACAAGCTGCTGCTGAAGGCCGACTTGGAATACGACCGCCGCAAGGTCACCGAACAGGCGGGCGTCAACCTGCCCACCGCCGTCAATGGCGTGATCACCTTGCCGCGCGCGGTCGATCCAAGCAAATTGATCGGCCCGGACTGGGCCAAGTTCGAAGCACAAACGAAAAACGCCCAGCTGCGCGCCGATTATGCCTTGAGCGACCGCTGGGCGCTGACGCTGGAGGCGGGCCGCTCGGAAACGGCGCGCGACCGCCGCCTGGCCATCTTCCGGTTGAATAACGCCGCCGCGCTGGCGACGGGCGCGGGCCGCATCACCGGCAATATCCAGCATGGCGTGAATACCTCCGACCTGCTGCGCGCGGAACTGGCCGGCCAGTTCAACACGGGATTTATCGCCCATGAACTGACCCTGGGTGCGTCGCGCACCGACAAGTCGCAAGACCCGATTTACCAGCGCAATTACACGATCGCCTCGCAAAACCTGTACAACCCCGTCCCGATAACGAACGTGGTGTTCGGCGCGGCACCGGCATCGCCCACCACGGCGGCGCTGGAGACACGCGACACGGGCCTGTACGCGCTCGACCGCATGGTCTTCAGCCCGCAATGGCAAAGCGTGGTGGGCGTGCGCCGCAGCAGCTACCGCAGCGACCAGGGCGCCAGCCACTATGACGTCAGCAAGACCACGCCGATGGCCTCGCTGATCTACAAGCTGACACCCGCTGTGTCATTCTATGCGTCGCTGGCGCGTGGCCTGGAAGAGGGCGAGACGGCGCCGACCGGCAGCGCCAACCAGGGCGTCAAGATGGCGCCTGGCGTCAGCAAGCAACAGGAACTGGGTGCGCGCTGGATGACACCAAGCGGCTCCTTGCTGTCGGCCGCGTTGTTCGATATCGTGCGCCCCGGCTATTACACCAATACCGGCAACCTGTTCACGTCCGACGGCGAGCAGCATTACCGGGGCCTGGAACTGGCCACGCAGGGCAAGCTGACGCGCCAGTTGTCTTGGCAGACCTCGGCGCAGTTCCTCGACCCGAGCTTCGAGCATATCAATGCGCTGTACAACGGCAAGGCGCCCGAGAATGCCTCGAAACGCACGGGCAGCGCCTTTGTCTCGTATGCCTTCGACGGCGTGCCTGGCCTGTCGCTCAATGGCGGCGCGTATTACTACAGCGTGCGCCCGGTCAATGACTTGAACCAGGCCTTCCTCGGCGGCGTGACTCTGTTCAGCGCGGGCGCCCGTTATGCGGGCAAGGTGATGAACAAGTCGGTGGTGTGGCAGCTGAATATCGACAATGCCGCGGACAAGCGCTACTGGGCCGGCGCCGGCACGCGGCTGGCGTCCGGCGCGCCGCGCGCGGTCAAACTGAGCGTGAAGGTCGACCTGTAA
- a CDS encoding TonB-dependent receptor domain-containing protein, protein MNHTSLLISLALALPALAHADHGDVVLPEQKVIVSALANSYPASSDTAQMLGNLPGYGVAAGGGVSGLPVVNGFADDRLKIRIDGMEITSACANHMNAPLSYMAPSQVQRIRLIAGVTPVSAGGDSIGGTIEVHSNAPVFAAPGAGLLTQGSFGLLGRSVNNSVSSNVTASAATEAFSIGYSGAYTRSRSYEDGRGDKVLGSMVESINQSIVLAARGDGQQLTLRAGIQHIPYQGFPNQYMDMTDNHGRFANLAWQGSFGWGVLDARAYWQQTDHEMGFFSSERPGTMPMITHGKNTGYALQASLPTGVGELRLGHEFHAFRLDDYWPAVPGSMMMGPRTYLNINGGKRDRAVLFGELESKLDARWTSVLGLRGESVRMDTGDVQSYGSGMMNMADSMAATAFNARSRRQRDTNIDASALARFVPDASGSYEFALARKVRSPNLYERYSWGRGTMAMTMTNWFGDGNGYVGNMDLKPETAYTVAFTADWHGAGDDSWFVRVNPYVSRVSDYIDADVLAPFNPYMQMGAKGNLLRFANHDARLYGLNVSWQAPLAASPRWGKFTATGNAAYTRGKRSDGGGDLYRMMPLNALLGVEHAVGAWSNRIEAKVVARKDTVDARRLEPETGGYAIVNLRSQVALNKLASMHVGVSNAFNRAYADPLGGVYLSGLQANGGALQALPAEGRSFDVGLQLKF, encoded by the coding sequence ATGAACCACACATCCTTATTGATTTCCCTCGCGCTGGCGCTGCCGGCATTGGCCCACGCAGACCACGGCGACGTCGTCCTGCCCGAACAAAAAGTCATCGTCAGCGCGCTGGCCAACAGCTATCCGGCATCGAGCGACACGGCGCAGATGCTGGGCAATCTGCCCGGCTACGGCGTGGCGGCCGGCGGCGGCGTATCCGGCCTGCCGGTGGTGAACGGCTTTGCCGACGACCGCCTGAAAATCCGCATCGACGGCATGGAGATCACCTCGGCCTGCGCCAACCACATGAACGCGCCGCTGTCGTATATGGCCCCGTCCCAGGTGCAGCGCATCCGGCTGATCGCTGGCGTGACGCCGGTCAGCGCGGGCGGCGACAGCATCGGCGGCACCATCGAGGTACATTCGAACGCGCCGGTCTTCGCCGCACCTGGCGCGGGGCTGCTGACGCAAGGCAGCTTCGGCTTGCTTGGTCGTAGCGTCAATAACAGCGTTTCCAGCAATGTGACGGCATCCGCAGCCACTGAAGCGTTCTCCATCGGCTACAGCGGCGCCTACACGCGCAGCCGCAGCTACGAAGACGGCCGTGGCGACAAGGTGCTGGGCAGCATGGTCGAGAGCATCAACCAGTCCATCGTGCTGGCCGCCAGAGGCGATGGCCAGCAGCTGACCCTGCGCGCCGGAATTCAGCATATTCCCTACCAGGGTTTTCCCAACCAGTATATGGACATGACGGACAACCACGGCCGCTTCGCCAACCTGGCCTGGCAGGGCAGTTTCGGCTGGGGCGTGCTGGACGCGCGCGCCTACTGGCAGCAGACCGACCATGAGATGGGCTTTTTCAGCAGCGAGCGCCCTGGCACCATGCCGATGATCACGCATGGCAAGAACACGGGCTACGCGCTGCAGGCCAGCCTGCCCACCGGCGTGGGCGAGCTGCGCCTGGGCCATGAATTCCACGCTTTCCGCCTCGACGATTACTGGCCGGCGGTGCCCGGTTCGATGATGATGGGGCCGCGCACCTACCTCAATATCAACGGCGGCAAGCGCGACCGCGCGGTGCTGTTCGGCGAACTGGAAAGCAAGCTCGATGCGCGCTGGACCAGCGTGCTGGGCCTGCGCGGCGAATCGGTGCGCATGGACACGGGCGACGTGCAGTCCTACGGCAGCGGCATGATGAATATGGCCGACTCCATGGCGGCGACCGCCTTCAACGCCCGCTCGCGCCGCCAGCGCGACACCAATATCGATGCCAGCGCACTGGCGCGTTTTGTGCCCGACGCGTCCGGCAGCTATGAATTCGCGCTGGCCCGCAAGGTGCGCTCGCCCAATCTGTACGAGCGCTACTCGTGGGGCAGGGGCACGATGGCCATGACCATGACCAACTGGTTTGGCGACGGCAACGGCTATGTCGGCAATATGGACCTGAAACCGGAAACGGCCTATACCGTCGCCTTCACCGCGGACTGGCATGGCGCGGGTGACGACAGCTGGTTCGTGCGCGTCAATCCGTATGTCAGCCGCGTCAGCGACTATATCGACGCCGACGTGCTGGCGCCGTTCAACCCCTATATGCAGATGGGGGCGAAAGGTAATCTGCTGCGCTTCGCCAATCATGACGCCAGATTGTACGGATTGAATGTGTCGTGGCAGGCGCCGCTGGCGGCCAGCCCGCGCTGGGGCAAATTCACCGCCACCGGCAACGCCGCCTACACGCGCGGCAAGCGCAGTGACGGCGGCGGCGATTTGTACCGCATGATGCCCCTGAATGCCTTGCTGGGCGTCGAGCATGCCGTCGGCGCCTGGAGCAACCGCATCGAAGCGAAGGTGGTGGCGCGCAAGGACACGGTCGACGCGCGCCGGCTGGAACCGGAAACCGGCGGCTACGCCATCGTCAACCTGCGCAGCCAGGTGGCGCTGAACAAACTGGCCAGCATGCATGTCGGCGTGTCGAATGCCTTCAACCGCGCCTATGCCGATCCGCTCGGCGGCGTGTATCTGTCGGGCTTGCAGGCCAACGGCGGCGCGCTGCAAGCCTTGCCGGCCGAGGGGCGCTCGTTCGACGTGGGCTTGCAGCTGAAGTTTTAA
- a CDS encoding membrane-bound PQQ-dependent dehydrogenase, glucose/quinate/shikimate family, translating to MTPSGSATARPGPLLLVTGIVFILLGLVLAGGGIWLLTLDGSWYYILAGLGMIVAGALVFKGRRTARSFLAFLLAATLIWSIFEVKFDWWQLLPRLDIWFAAAVWLLLPFVGRRLERADRSIASKDTGKRALLVAVVATLAVGIFALFQDYHNLHGEVSGESMAATPQGDFAPGVAPNDWSAYGRSGYGDRYAPATQITPANAAQLKQAWVFHTGDFKGPTDPVEIANEVTPLKVNGMLYLCTPHNIVIALDPDTGKEIWRHDPKINRDAASYQHMICRGVSYWDVNAGRAKDNPAPEAAGMECPRRIFAPTMDATLIAVNADTGEACKSFGENGVIGLYHGMAMKKRGFLMPTSPPALSQKMIVMAASVTDNDSTEEPSGVIRGYDPVTGKLMWNWDASKPDATEPIVAGQTYTNNSPNSWGVSSVDEKLGMVYIPMGNETPDTWGGNRNVNGEKYNSAIVALDLATGKVRWVYQTVHHDIWDMDIGGQPTLVDIDTPKGKVPSVVATTKRGDIYVIDRRDGSLVVPAPEKPVPTGNVAAGDRVSPTQPFSALTFLPEKNISETDMWGTTPFDQLACRIIFRQHRYEGPFTPQTVASGKIKGAIISPGPLGIFEWGGAAVDPGRQLLLLNPDYMGFLEKLVPRAQATAKGGTGTEMGLQPQTGTPFAVEIKPFLSPLGFPCQAPPWGYVAAVDLRTMKKVWMHKNGTTMDSAPVPIPLPLGVPSLGGMSTTGGGVAFLSSTLDYYIRGYDVRNGKVVWKARLPFGGQATPMSYVSDKTGKQYVVVMAGGHGSLGTKMGDTLIAYALPEGVTAAGKTK from the coding sequence ATGACTCCCTCTGGCTCTGCTACTGCGCGGCCCGGACCACTGCTGCTGGTGACCGGCATTGTCTTTATATTATTGGGGCTGGTACTGGCGGGCGGCGGCATCTGGCTGCTGACCCTGGACGGCTCCTGGTATTACATCCTGGCCGGTCTCGGCATGATCGTCGCCGGCGCGCTGGTGTTCAAGGGCCGCCGCACGGCGCGCTCCTTCCTGGCCTTCTTGCTGGCCGCCACCCTGATCTGGTCGATTTTCGAGGTGAAGTTCGACTGGTGGCAGCTGCTGCCGCGCCTCGATATCTGGTTCGCCGCCGCCGTCTGGCTGCTGCTGCCCTTCGTCGGCCGCCGCCTCGAACGCGCCGACCGCAGCATTGCCAGCAAGGACACGGGCAAGCGCGCCCTGCTGGTGGCCGTGGTGGCGACCCTGGCCGTGGGTATCTTCGCGCTGTTCCAGGATTACCATAATCTGCATGGCGAAGTGTCCGGCGAGAGCATGGCGGCCACGCCGCAGGGCGACTTTGCGCCCGGCGTGGCGCCGAATGACTGGTCGGCCTACGGCCGTTCCGGCTATGGCGACCGCTATGCGCCGGCCACGCAGATCACGCCGGCCAACGCCGCGCAGCTGAAGCAAGCGTGGGTATTCCATACGGGCGACTTCAAGGGACCGACCGATCCGGTGGAAATCGCCAACGAGGTCACGCCGCTGAAAGTGAACGGCATGCTGTACCTGTGCACGCCGCACAATATCGTTATCGCACTGGACCCGGATACGGGCAAGGAAATCTGGCGCCACGACCCGAAGATCAACCGCGACGCGGCCAGCTACCAGCACATGATCTGCCGTGGCGTGTCGTACTGGGACGTCAACGCGGGCCGCGCCAAGGATAATCCGGCGCCGGAAGCGGCCGGCATGGAATGCCCGCGCCGCATCTTCGCGCCCACCATGGACGCCACCCTGATCGCCGTCAACGCCGATACGGGCGAAGCGTGCAAGAGCTTTGGCGAGAATGGCGTGATCGGCCTGTACCACGGCATGGCGATGAAAAAGCGCGGCTTCCTGATGCCCACTTCGCCGCCGGCCCTGTCGCAAAAGATGATCGTGATGGCCGCCAGCGTGACGGACAACGATTCGACCGAAGAGCCTTCCGGCGTGATCCGCGGCTATGACCCCGTCACCGGCAAGCTGATGTGGAACTGGGACGCCTCGAAACCGGACGCCACCGAACCCATTGTGGCCGGCCAGACCTATACCAACAACTCGCCCAATTCCTGGGGCGTATCCAGCGTCGATGAAAAGCTGGGCATGGTGTATATCCCGATGGGTAACGAAACGCCCGATACTTGGGGCGGCAACCGCAATGTGAACGGCGAAAAATACAATAGCGCCATCGTCGCGCTCGATCTGGCCACCGGCAAGGTGCGCTGGGTCTACCAGACCGTGCACCACGATATCTGGGACATGGATATCGGCGGCCAGCCGACCCTGGTCGATATCGACACGCCGAAAGGCAAGGTCCCCTCGGTGGTCGCCACCACCAAGCGCGGCGACATCTATGTGATCGACCGCCGCGACGGTAGCCTGGTGGTGCCCGCGCCCGAGAAGCCGGTACCGACCGGCAACGTGGCGGCCGGCGACCGCGTCTCGCCCACGCAACCGTTTTCGGCATTGACCTTCCTGCCCGAGAAAAACATCAGCGAAACCGATATGTGGGGCACCACGCCGTTCGACCAGCTGGCTTGCCGCATCATCTTCCGCCAGCACCGCTACGAGGGGCCATTCACGCCGCAGACCGTGGCGTCCGGCAAGATCAAGGGCGCCATCATCTCGCCGGGCCCGCTGGGCATCTTCGAGTGGGGTGGCGCGGCCGTCGATCCGGGCCGCCAGCTGCTGCTGCTGAACCCCGACTACATGGGTTTCCTGGAAAAGCTGGTGCCGCGCGCGCAAGCCACGGCCAAGGGTGGCACGGGTACGGAAATGGGCCTGCAGCCGCAGACCGGCACGCCGTTTGCCGTCGAGATCAAGCCGTTTTTGTCGCCGCTGGGTTTCCCCTGCCAGGCGCCGCCTTGGGGCTATGTGGCCGCCGTCGACCTGCGCACCATGAAAAAAGTCTGGATGCATAAAAACGGCACGACCATGGACAGCGCCCCCGTGCCGATTCCGCTGCCGCTGGGCGTACCCAGCCTGGGCGGCATGAGCACCACCGGCGGCGGCGTGGCATTCCTCAGCAGCACGCTTGACTATTACATTCGCGGCTACGACGTGCGCAACGGCAAAGTGGTGTGGAAGGCGCGCCTGCCATTCGGCGGCCAGGCCACGCCGATGAGCTATGTGTCCGATAAAACCGGCAAGCAGTATGTGGTGGTAATGGCCGGCGGTCACGGCTCGCTGGGAACCAAGATGGGCGATACCTTGATTGCCTATGCGTTGCCGGAGGGGGTAACAGCGGCTGGCAAAACCAAGTAA
- a CDS encoding DUF2946 domain-containing protein encodes MFTSKARARWVLWMACCAILLAALAPTLSRALTVAQGGAVPSLEICSVAGGMNMVPLKLSLDDSTPAKNAMQMGDCPCCGMHAAVLALPPVSLAPASGALITGLLPVLFYQSATPLFAWTPLQPRGPPAAF; translated from the coding sequence ATGTTCACCAGCAAAGCCAGGGCAAGATGGGTACTGTGGATGGCGTGCTGCGCCATCCTGCTGGCCGCGCTCGCCCCCACGCTGTCGCGCGCGCTGACCGTCGCGCAAGGCGGCGCCGTCCCCAGCCTGGAAATCTGCTCGGTGGCCGGCGGCATGAACATGGTGCCGCTCAAACTGTCTCTTGACGATTCCACGCCCGCCAAGAACGCCATGCAGATGGGCGATTGCCCGTGCTGCGGCATGCATGCGGCCGTGCTGGCGCTGCCGCCGGTGTCGCTGGCGCCCGCTTCCGGCGCGCTGATCACGGGCTTGCTGCCGGTCCTGTTTTACCAATCCGCCACGCCGCTGTTTGCCTGGACCCCGCTCCAGCCGCGCGGCCCGCCTGCCGCTTTCTGA
- a CDS encoding ferritin-like domain-containing protein, with amino-acid sequence MHLSPSLDHAPQELRACALACLLEPDPARKVVMVAAMAQARPAADPAAALQPQGAIPGRPERPELVPPRLVGRRSMITQEGRAMLVHALAHIEFNAMNLALDALWRFPDLPSEYYTDWLRVAAEEATHYSLLVAHLDVLGHAYGDFPAHDSLWEMVDKTRGDVLARMALVPRTLEARGLDAIPPLRAKLAQAGDMAAAAILDIILRDEVGHVEIGNRWYGYLCEQRGLELRATYAELAARYEAPTLRGPFNLEARRRAGFSELELSDLPV; translated from the coding sequence ATGCACTTATCTCCCTCGCTTGACCACGCCCCGCAGGAACTGCGTGCCTGTGCGCTGGCCTGCCTGCTCGAACCCGATCCGGCGCGCAAGGTGGTGATGGTGGCCGCCATGGCACAGGCCCGTCCCGCCGCCGATCCCGCCGCAGCATTGCAGCCGCAGGGCGCCATCCCCGGCCGCCCGGAACGCCCCGAACTGGTGCCGCCGCGCCTGGTTGGCCGGCGCTCAATGATCACGCAAGAAGGCCGCGCCATGCTGGTGCATGCGCTGGCGCATATTGAATTCAACGCCATGAATCTGGCGCTGGACGCGCTGTGGCGTTTTCCGGATCTGCCGTCTGAATATTACACGGACTGGCTGCGCGTGGCGGCCGAAGAGGCCACGCATTATTCGCTGCTGGTGGCGCACCTGGACGTGCTGGGTCACGCCTATGGCGACTTTCCGGCCCACGACAGCCTGTGGGAGATGGTCGATAAAACGCGCGGCGACGTGCTGGCGCGCATGGCGCTGGTGCCGCGCACGCTGGAAGCACGGGGCCTGGACGCGATCCCGCCGCTGCGCGCCAAGCTGGCGCAGGCCGGCGACATGGCGGCCGCCGCCATCCTCGACATTATCCTGCGCGACGAAGTGGGCCATGTGGAGATCGGCAACCGCTGGTACGGCTACTTGTGCGAGCAGCGCGGCCTGGAGCTGCGCGCCACCTATGCCGAACTGGCGGCGCGCTACGAAGCGCCGACCTTGCGCGGACCGTTCAACTTGGAAGCGCGGCGCCGGGCGGGGTTTTCCGAGCTGGAACTGAGCGACCTGCCGGTTTGA